Proteins encoded together in one Microplitis mediator isolate UGA2020A chromosome 7, iyMicMedi2.1, whole genome shotgun sequence window:
- the LOC130671412 gene encoding glutamate--cysteine ligase-like isoform X2: protein MLSRRIEARELLKPDERLLTITSFPRLGCSNFCYPAAKPTPEEGINASLFLPDEAICQGLDRMRAIPISVKLRRNEGLSINIPIYRDKNVAKPLKEDLVALGSDQKCQREAKDNHIYMDAVGFGLGCCCVQTTLLGRDITQARELYDQLTPFTAVMVALTAAAPAFRGYLADVDSRWIATTDSVDDRTRGERGLEPLKDGERLTRNGRNGSVEWYLSDEGQRYNDLPLEYDDGLLKVLMDNGVDKALAQHVAHLFTKDPITILSTQIYVDDEKCSDCFDSIQGTTWRSIRFKPPPANSDIGWRVEFRPMDIQITDFENAAAVCFIILLAKVIVHFNLNTLIPLSKVEENMMRAQKRDAVNKEKLWFRKDTTSHATDQPIDQEYGEFSLNEIINGKQGHFIGIIPLINSYIDSCNVDTETRNTIQRFLDLFGGRASGKLLTDAAWMRKQIINHPDYKEDAVVSERINYDLLKSIDLIAHGHQPCPDLFGSHLLPKIP from the exons ATGCTGAGCCGAAGAATTGAAGCGAGGGAGTTGTTGAAGCCCGACGAAAGACTTTTGACGATTACTTCGTTTCCAAG ATTGGGGTGTAGTAACTTTTGTTACCCGGCTGCAAAACCGACACCGGAGGAAGGAATTAATGCTAGTTTATTTCTTCCCGATGAAGCTATATGTCAAGGGCTTGACAGGATGCGAGCCATACCAATAAGTGTCAAATTGCGTCGAAATGAAGGATTGTCGATTAATATCCCAA TTTACAGAGACAAAAACGTCGCAAAACCATTAAAAGAAGACTTGGTGGCTTTAGGAAGTGATCAAAAATGTCAAAGAGAAGCTAAAGATAATCATATTTATATGGATGCAGTGGGTTTTGGATTGGGCTGTTGTTGTGTACAAACGACGTTGCTTGGTCGTGATATAACACAAGCACGAGAATTGTATGATCAACTTACTCCATTTACTGCGGTTATG GTCGCTTTGACGGCAGCAGCTCCTGCGTTCCGTGGCTATCTTGCGGATGTTGATAGTAGATGGATTGCTACTACAGACTCGGTAGATGACAGAACAAGAGGAGAAAGAGGTCTTGAGCCTCTGAAAGACGGCGAGAGGTTAACGCGGAATGGGAGAAACGGATCAGTTGAGTGGTATCTCAGCGACGAGGGTCAGAGATACAACGATCTCCCGCTGGAGTATGATGATGGATTGTTGAAAGTACTGATGGATAATGGAGTTGACAAAGCTCTCGCGCAGCATGTTGCCCATCTTTTTACAAAAGACCCTATAACAATCTTGTCGACCCAGATATATGTAGACGACGAAAAATGCTCAGATTGTTTTGATAGTATTCAAGGAACAACCTGGAGATCGATAAGATTCAAACCGCCACCGGCTAATTCGGACATCGGCTGGCGAGTTGAGTTCCGTCCGATGGATATTCAAATTACAGACTTTGAGAATGCCGCGGCAGTCTGTTTTATCATTTTACTGGCAAAGGTTATCGTCCACTTcaatttgaatactttgatACCACTGAGTAAAGTTGAAGAAAATATGATGAGAGCGCAGAAACGTGACGCCGTAAATAAGGAAAAATTGTGGTTCCGCAAGGACACCACGTCCCATGCCACAGACCAACCGATCGACCAAGAGTACGGGGAATTCTCactaaatgaaataataaatggaaAGCAAGGCCACTTTATCGGTATCATACCCCTGATAAATTCTTACATTGACAGCTGTAATGTTGACACTGAAACTCGCAATACAATCCAACGATTTTTGGATCTCTTTGGTGGACGTGCCTCCGGTAAACTTTTAACCGACGCTGCTTGGATGCGAAAACAAATAATCAATCACCCGGACTACAAAGAAGACGCAGTAGTTTCCGAGCGTATCAATTACGATCTGCTGAAGTCAATCGACCTAATCGCCCATGGTCATCAACCATGTCCAGATTTATTTGGCTCTCATTTACTCCCGAAAAtaccttaa